From Anopheles coluzzii chromosome 3, AcolN3, whole genome shotgun sequence, the proteins below share one genomic window:
- the LOC120959583 gene encoding transmembrane protein 242 — protein MASTVEQPGRIVPTAEEQAEERRKFRYRAGAFLAAVGATSAVAGFSKAIMSAKKSDPKYFDKGLHGSLALHEAGTSLALRALGWGTLYAILGTGTICFGIWKLSGAKNMEEFRQAVGSAFPRVPRNDPPTSRTEFEGLTDLMQYLSTWGKEEKAVTSLATTQPSQ, from the exons ATGGCGTCTACAGTGGAACAACCGGGCCGGATAGTTCCTACGGCAGAAGAGCAAGCGGAAGAGCGACGAAAATTTCGATACCGAG CCGGTGCATTCCTAGCAGCGGTCGGTGCAACGTCAGCAGTAGCAGGATTCAGCAAAGCAATCATGTCGGCGAAAAAATCTGACCCAAAGTACTTCGACAAAGGGCTGCACGGTAGCTTAGCGCTGCACGAGGCCGGCACCAGCCTGGCGCTGCGAGCCCTCGGCTGGGGCACACTGTACGCCATCCTTGGCACCGGTACGATTTGCTTCGGAATATGGAAGCTGAGCGGCGCAAAGAAT ATGGAAGAGTTCCGGCAAGCGGTTGGTAGTGCTTTCCCTCGCGTCCCACGGAACGATCCACCGACCAGTCGGACCGAGTTCGAAGGATTGACCGATCTGATGCAGTACCTGTCAACGTGGGGCAAGGAGGAGAAAGCCGTTACTTCCCTAGCGACCACACAGCCTAGTCAGTAA